The window TATGCAACTTAGTCTTAAATGGCTCagatatctttatatatttaactaCAAAGAAAGAGGGAATGATAAATGTGGTAAAGAGTTCTACTTTGAAGAATCTTGGAGAAAGATATACAGGAAATCTTTgtactattcttgcaacttttctgtacgTGTTCAGTTCTCTTGTATTAAAAGATAGTAATGAGTTAAAAATTAGGTActaaagttatttataataacccCCAGTTATCAAATTAATTTCTCAATTTATAATGTgtatcttataatttaaaaatacctaataaATCCACACTAAtaaaaactgccaaaaaaaaaaaaaaaaaaactgcccaaAAAATTTGGTTTGTAAAATGCCAGCACTACAGTAACTTGGAAAACATGGCTCTTAGACTGCTTCTTACTGAGAAGAACAGATACTACACTttatcttagccaaaaggccgagaagctattataatgctttttattttttttttttttatttttttacaatgctttttaaaataaagtttataaggGGGGACGCCTGGTGCCTAGtctgttaagcacctgccttgggttcaggtgctgcatcaggctctctgctcggcggggagcctgcttctccctctgcctgctgctctacctacttgtacacacacatgctctctctctctccctaatacataaaacctttaaaaaatatataatatacacaataaatgcataatttatagaggtgcctggctggctcagttggtatgcacacaactcttgatttcggggttgTCAGTGCAAGCCTCATGGTGAGcataaagcctacttaaaaaatatatagtttagggacacctgggtggctcagcggttaagtgcctgccttcggcccaggacgtgattctagggtcccaggactgagtcccacatcgggctccctgcatggagcctgcttctccctctgtctatgtctctgcctctcttatgtgtctctctctctgagacacataaaattaaagagacaaaaaaaaaaaaaaaataaagagacatataaaattaaaatatatatatatgtttttttttttttgttgttttttttttttatgatagagagagagagagaggcagagacacaggcagagggagaagcaggctccatgcaccgggagcctgacgtgggattcgatcccgggtctccaggatcgcgccctgggccaaaggcaggcgccaaaccgctgcgccacccagggatccctatatatggtttatactatattaaaaaaaatactaacaaaaataCGAAACCGGTATGGGTGGAAAAGAAGACTTTCATAATATTCACAGCTCACAAAAGAACAGCTGAACTATATTTGAATTCTACATACTTCacggggggcctggctggctcagtcagaagagtgatTCTTGACCTCGGGGTtaagagtttgagccccatgaggggaatagagattactcaaataaacaaatattaaaaataataaaaatataaattatacacacTTTAAAGATTTCCaaagaaaaactatagaataaGAATATACAAACCTGTCATATTTTTGGGTCCATGATTCCTCTATACTTTTAAATCTATTCTGATCAAATTCTATTTCCCACTGCAAGGCATTTACTTCctatagaaagaaaatagcacttttcaaaaaaaattactacaaatCACTTTAGGACATTGTGAATAGCTGAAATAAATCACTTAACAGGAACAGGTTAAAGAGAAACTATTCAAAAAGAGTCTATGACATCTATAAACACCTCACAGGCCACACATACAGCAGTCAAGAAAAGCTTGCTTCCTATAAGAAACTGCTCCAAATGTTGCTGCACAGAGCCTGGATTTCTCACCGCCGCCACCTCCAACCCATTTCAGACCCACAAGCAAAACACGCCTTGGAGTTTGAGGCCAGGACACTACCATCAAGGGAAGGTACAAGAGGCAAAGGTACAAGCCCTTCCACGGGGATTCCTTACGACCATCTTCGTGATGATGCGATGGTCAGAAAGAGGCAGGCTCTGACAGGCaagcagagaacaaaaagaaggaaaaagaagaaaaagtgacgACCTGGCAAGCCTCCTACTGCCTTAGAATGAGGaagtaaaaaatcttaattctTGGCCTGTGTAACAACAGGTTTGGATCGGCTCCAAAAGGGAAGGGACTGTGTAAAACAGAAGCACAACCAACAGAGGGAATACACGAATAACATACCCTGTAGTGTGGTGACTTCTAAAGAAAATCCTATTTGAGATCTTAGTGGATCAGTTTACACTACACTAGAAGTGGCAAATACCTTCTCCAAGGATCTCTTTTGTTCCATAGTTTTTTGAAGCACCACTTGAGTGTGACTTGTGGCTTTGCCAAATATTgcctaggaaaaaataaaaatcattacccgtataaattaaatttctcatTACTCCTTTTGCACAGTAAgggtcacatttttattttaagaccaTAGAAAACACAGAATTTCCACAGAGACCACCTTTTATGGAAAATTTGATAGTTCCAGGGTCAGAAgatcttggtttaaaaaaaaaaaaagatcttggttTGACTCTGATgaatagaagaatgaatgaatgaacgttCCACACAAAGACTGGTGCATGAACAAATACAGCAGTGTTATTCATAAGAGCGAAAAAGAGGAAACAGTGTAAGTGCCCATCaaatggtgaatggataaacaagatgtggtctatccatacaacggaatattgaacaataaaaaagaagaaaacactgacacatgctacagtaTGCATGAGCCTCAAAAACATGTTAATTAAAGGAATCCAGATGCATATTAAagcattccatttatatgaaatagaaaacacaaatccgggcagcctgggtggctcagcggtttagtgccacgttcagtccggggcgtgatcctggagacccgggatcgagtcccacgtccggctccctgcttggagctgacttctccctctgcctgtgtctctgcctctcaatctctgtgtctctcatgaataaataaataaaatctttaaaaaaaaaaaaaaaaaaaaaagaaaagaaaacacaaatccaAAAGACAGGAAGGAGATTAGTGTTTGCCTGGGGCCGGGGATGGGAATAGGGAATGACTGCTAATAGGTTAGAGATTCCTTtggggaaatattgaaaatactctaaaattaGATCATGgggatggatccctgggtggctcagcggtttggcgcttgcctttggcccagggcctgatcctggagtcccagggtcaagtcccacatcaggctccctgcatggagcctgcttctccctctccctctgtgtctttcatgaataaataaaatcttttaaaaaaataaaataaaaataataaaataaaataagatcatgATGATGGTTATGCAACTCCAAGTTTAgcaaaaatatactgaaaacaatagaaattcatGGCATATAAATTTCATCTcaatagaaactttaaaatctacacctcaataaaaaacaACTACATTAAGCACTgatgcttttattgttttttttttttgttttgttttgtttttttaatttatgatagtcacagagagagagagagagagaggcagagacataggcagagggagaagcaggctccatgcaccgggagcccaatgtgggacttgatcccgggtctccaggatcgcaccctgggccaaaggcaggcgccaaaccgctgcgccacccagggatccctttattggtttttttaaagattttatttattggagggcaggccgggtggctcagcaatttagcgccaccttcagcccagggtgtgatcctggggacccaggatggagtcccgcgttgggctccctgcatggagcctgcttatctctttgcctatgtctctgcctctctctctctctctctctccccccctctctctcatgaataaataaataaaatcttaaaaaaaaaaaaaaaaaagattttatttatttgagaacaggAGCAAAGGggggtgtggcagagggagaagctgactctgctgagccgggagcctgatgcaggcctggatcccaggaccctgggattgtgacctgagcagaagtagACGCTAAgcaaactgaaccacccaggtgccccgatgcttttgttttaaaacataaaacccTGTTACCTATGATTCGAATGTGTAAGTgaccaaatttaaaaacaatttcttacCATGCTCTGAAGAATTTTCAGTGCTTCCTCTTTACCTTCAAGCTGTCTTTGCGATGCCTcaagttcagtttttaaaatttctacctcCTGAGGAGAGAAGTAAAAGTAGTCTACATATCTGTAAGATATGCAAGCCCAAAATGATCCGTTTGGATAGTTTACATGTAAGCTCAACGTGCACTCTGACTCTAGGCACTCTAGCCTTACAAAAGAGGCTGGAAATTACTCCCGGCTTCCTAAGCAGCCCAGGCAGGCTTTAGACTGAGACTCACTGTCCGGCACCAGTTGTGACTGAAAGCCCAGATCATTTGCTTTTGCCCTTCTAGACCACACAGCTAATAATCTGAAAATAACCTTTAGAGCACCTAAAATAAGCTCATAATCATCCACAGAGCTACAATAGCTACTATCAGTTGGATTATGTCCTCCCCACCAAGTAAAAAGAAGTCCAAATCCTGACTCCTGGATTTGCAGACAGGGTCTTTGCAGACACAGCCAGATTACGGTTGGGTCACACTGGATTAGGGCAGGCCCCAATCCAATGACCGGTGTCCTGAGACAGAAAAATTTGGTCACAGACACACAAGGCGGCCACatgacaacagaggcagagactggagtgatgcaCCTGTAGACCAAGGAATGCCAAGATCTGCAGGGCAAACACCAGAGGCTTTGAGCTGTCAGAGGGCACATGGCCAACTGACACCCGGATTTCAGGTTCCTGGCTTCCAGAACAGAGAAAGGATACATCTCTGTAATTTAAACTGCCTGTTTGTGGTGCTTTGCTACAGCAGCCCTAAGAAACAACTACAGTAGCTTACTGGCTTTCACCGGAAGAGTTACACATTAAGATGGGCTTCCCGTTTCCCAGAAGACAGAGACCTCTGCACACAAACTCCTAACCCGGCAAGCTGGACTGCGGGTGCCTGGGATACCTGCTGGTCTCCTAACTTCAAAGAGGTTAAATTAAGTCCGTTTATTGCAAGCCACACACCCAGGGAAGAACGATGGAAGGAAGTGTGTAACCCTTTTCTCCAGGAGCAGATTAGAGAAGTGGTAAAAGATGAGGGGCGAAAGGTAAGCTGGAGGGCGTGCTTCCCTGAATGGCTCTCTTGAGagatgagaagaatgaaaaatggagGAGGCCAGTTGAAAGTTAAGAGCTTGATATTGTGGCTCATCGAGAAATATCTGGAAAGCCACAACTGCCTTCCAGACAATTTTAGTATTACTTAAAGTATCAGTGGGCTTTGTtcactggagaattttttttttaaagatgtcatttagggcagccccagtggctcagcagtttagcactgccttcagcccagggtgggatcctggagaaccaggatcaagtcccacgtcaggctccctgcatggagcctgcttctccctctgcctgtgtctgtgtctctgcctctctctctctctcatgaataaataaaatcttaaaaaaaaaaaaaaaaagattttatttatttgaaagagcacaagtgaggggaagggcagagggagaagcagattctccactgagcagggagcctgatgtggggctcaatcccaggccccagatcatgacctgagccgaagtcagatgcttaaccaactgagccacccaggcacccccacatgaaaatttttatttagccaGGGTACTTACCTCTAAAGTATCATGAAGACGTTGCTTTAATTCAGCATTTGACAATTCTGAATTTGAattagggaaaaacaaacaaaaaaaatatttttttaactagtTGAACACAGGACATCTGTTTACAAAATATCAAATACGATTTTTTGTCAGGAGGGAAGAATTGGAATAAACCaaatactgataaaaaaaataggttaaaacaCTGCACTAATGAAAAGACACaaacttttgaagaaaaatactctttaaaaaaggaCGGTAATAAAACTGTTAATGAACTGGTTAATTACATGCCAAACAGTAATTAACGTTGGTGAGTGAAGTAAATTTTGGTGTTTGGCTTAAGTACGATCAATACAGTGATATGAATATCTAAGAAATAACCTGAATTTAGTTTCTTTCCAAGGAGAATGACTAGAAGTCTCCTGTAACTTCAATTATTCTCTCCTTAATGTGATCAATTGAGACATTACATTGAGCTTCCCAGGAGCTTCATTTTCATTGTGGTCTCACTGGCAACAGAAAAACATGAAAGTGATAAATTACAAGCAAGATTAAGaagaagtgaaaggaagaaaagattttttttagaaagagtatGTTGAGGGACATTAAAAAGTTTCAAAACagttttttctttgctgttctgAACTCTCCATATGATGGTATCAAGGCAAAAACTAAATCTTGTTTTTACTCTGATGACACAAGGTTCCAGAGGGACATGTGACACTGGGTTGGCAGTGACCAGTTCCACTGTCGTAACACATGTGGTAGGTAGAATAATGGCCCTAACCATGAGCACAtcttaatccccagaacctgtgaatacatggcaaaagggactttgtcCGTGTGATTAAGCTAAGGACTAGGGGTTTATCCTGGATTAACCAGGTGACCCCACTGTTCTAACAAGAGTCCTTCTAAATGAAAGAGGCAGGAAAGTCAGCGTCATGGTGAAACAGCATGAGAAAGACTTGACCAGCCATGGCGGGCGTCGGAGATGGAGGAGGTTGGCCACAGACAAGGAGTGCACCCAGGCTCTagcagaagctggaaaaggcatgGGACTCTGGAGTCTCCAAAGGAACTCCAGGGGAGTTCCTCCAGGCGCAGTAAAACGTGTAAGATAATAagttatcttattattatttacatttgtgGTAATTGGGAAATTACCTATTAGCCATAAGAAACCAATAACAATATCCTTATGTAGGATGACGCTAAGTTGAGATAAAAGACCCAACAAGACAGGAACTCGTATCTCTACTGTTACATCTTGTTTATACCCCAGTGGTTTCCTCAGTTCTCATAAAGGTATCTTAGCATCATGTGCCATTTTCAACATCTTGCTTGCAAAACTGAGCCCATCCTCTATGCATGATAAGGAACTGcaagaaaaacaagtaaataatccCATCATAATTTCAAGAAGGATTTTGAAAGGTGGAGAAGAACCTCATGaacaacatgtttttttttgtgaatCTGAAAACCatgtttcttaaattattctCATGTTGTTCTAATTTGCGCTTGTTCCCCTTTGATGGGGGAACTTTTACAACATGGATTATAAAAGATTCAGCCAGACAAGAGCTGTGCCACCAAGGAGGCATGGAGTCACCCCGGGTTCCCAACCATTTTGGAGTTGTAACATTCTCTCACAATGattctgaattttattctttccttaatatgtaacataatttaaaaaaaaaaatatgtaacataattttatatttggttATGATAATCTTTTGAGGGCATCTGGCTGGCCCACTCAGTGGAACGTATCTCGATCTCGGGGGTTGCATTACCcccgttgggtgtagagattacgtTTGAACAAGATTAATCTTTAGGTGGAGGATTTCATgacattcctaaaaaaaaaaccccagaggtACACATTTGCCTGGAGCACACCTTCCCCAGATAAGTATCAGGTTTGGACATCAGTTCATTCTGGGGCTCAGAAGCCACCTCTTTAGATAGGTACGCCTGGCCCTTGCCTGAAAGAGCATGCTCCCACCCCTCCAAATACTCTGTGTCCCAGCACTTAGGACTGCCTGCTGTTACACAGCTGTTGACTGGTAGAttaattttttctctcctccactAGAATGTCAATTTCATGACACAGAGACTCTGTGGTTCATTCATGTTCCCAGAGCCTCCAACAGCCTCTGGCATCTAACAGGTacccaataaatatatgaatttaaaaaaaaaaaaaaaaggttgaggcATACCGCTGAGTCATACACACACCAAGAGCAAGGTAGGTAATTGCTGGTATCACCAACATCCGTGTTAATATGGAGTAATCACTATACTTTAGCATTTGTACAACACTTGGAAATAGAAGCAAGGGCTACTTTTATGCTGTCACCAATCCCGAGAGGTGAATAGAGATGAATTTCCAAACTCCACTGCAGTCACCTTTACCTTATGCTGGAAGGGTGGAAGGACAGGGGATTCACAGGACAGGAGGGTCAAGGAGAGGGCACGAGGCATTCTTACCACTGCTACTCTGGCGTCCGTAGTGGGAAGGCCTGGATTCTTTAGGGCAAGTATCCTGCAAGCTCTTAGGCCTGGAAGACTGAAAACTGGcccttctttcttccccctttcctgGAAGCAGGAGAGGGCTAAAGTTCTTTCCATCAGATCTTTTTCTAGATGTCGACAACTGAGAAACTTGCGCTTGGAAAACCGCGCCAGGCCTCCTCCCGAGGCCATACCCTAAATCGCCGTCTGCCAGGTCGTCCTCAGTTTCCCAGGGCTGCACCTCTGCCTCACTCGGCGGCCTCACCAGCCTGCTCATCGGCCAGATGCCTTAGTCACATAAGGCAGAACAGGTCACCTGCGGTTCAGAAGAGCACTTGTTTAGAACCATCAGTATGACAGGCTGGccctggggagggcggggagggtgtGCCAACTAGGCGGGCAGGCCTGTCCGTTTCAGGGTCTCTAACAGGTAAGGGCCTTGCAGGGAGGAAGAGACCCAGCCCTCTGATTTCAGAGGCTGCAGGGCACTgcaaggaggcagggaaggcCTTGACTGAACTGCCGCTGATCAGGGGAAAGCGGCTCAGCCTTGGCCCAGGAAAAAGGAGGGCCGTGGTCTTGATAAGCCTGGTGGCAGGAAGAAACTGAGAGCGGCCCCAGAAACCAGACATGCAGCCACTACAGAGCCCAGCCAGCCACGGTTCCCTCGTGGCCCTTGTGCAGGCTGGGGGCGTGTGACTCTCAGAGCCTCTCCTCCAGCTCTGCCCTGCTCATCCTGTTTCcgtggcgggggaggggggggggtggctcagcggtggagcatccgccttcggctcaggccatgaccccagggtcctgggatcgagtcccatgtcaggctccccacagggggcctgcttctccctctgcctgggtctctgtgtctcatgaatacataaaatctttaaaaaacagggggatccccgggtggctcagcagtttggcgcctgcctttggcccagggcgcgatcctggagttccgggatcgagtcccacgtcgggctcccgacatggagcctgcttctccctcctcctgtgtctctgcttctctctctatatatatatatatatgtctatcataaataaaataataaataaataaataaatctaaaaaaaaatctttaaaaaacaaacccttcCATAGTTTTCTAAATCAGACCACTTAAAGGGGGAAAGGTAGTGGGAAAGTGGGAGCTGAGTAAAATAGGAGTGGGTTCTGACCGGCCTATGATGCCTCCCCAAAGGTAGGGCAACCTGAAACTTCTCCCATGCTGGCACCCAGGCCTGTCCAGTGGGCCAGCGTAGAAAGTCGGCTCTGTAAGAATAGAGAATTTTGTCTGTTTGCATCATCACTGCATTCCCAGTGCCGAAAACAGGATCTAAGACATCACTGGTGCTCAGTTAATACttcataaataagtgaatgaaggaaggaataaacAAATTGAAATCCTCGCCTACGGGGCAGAAAAACAGTCACCCCAGCAAGACTCCACTCTGAACACTGTGCGGCTAACTGCCTCCTCTCTTCCCAGAGGAAAATATTCCAGATCAAAATGCcatacaagggatccctgggtggcacagcggtttagcacctgcctttggcccagagcgcgatcctggagacccgggatcaagtcccatgtcaggctcccggtgcatggagcctgcttctccctctgcctatgtctctgcctctctctctgtgtgactatcataaaaaaaaaaaaaaaaaaaaaaaaatgccatacaGTACGCTGAGCCCTCCCTGTGTGCAGATCCCCGGCCCCTGCGGGCACCTGCCTGGTAGCTGGAGAGCATCTTAATGCTCAGCCTTGTTCCTCTCGTACCGACTATAGTTGAGAAGGACTTTCACCACCAGCCCTTTCAAAATAGCTGTTTTGATGTAGTTGTTTAGAAACATCTCATCCTTTTCTCAagactcagtaaaaaaaaaaaaaaaaaaaatctcttctaaaTACC is drawn from Vulpes lagopus strain Blue_001 chromosome 8, ASM1834538v1, whole genome shotgun sequence and contains these coding sequences:
- the CCDC125 gene encoding coiled-coil domain-containing protein 125 isoform X3, translated to MSRLVRPPSEAEVQPWETEDDLADGDLGYGLGRRPGAVFQAQVSQLSTSRKRSDGKNFSPLLLPGKGEERRASFQSSRPKSLQDTCPKESRPSHYGRQSSSELSNAELKQRLHDTLEEVEILKTELEASQRQLEGKEEALKILQSMAIFGKATSHTQVVLQKTMEQKRSLEKEVNALQWEIEFDQNRFKSIEESWTQKYDRLNCENAVLQEALNMKTEEIKMLKSENALLNQQYLEALAMLEVKKQVVAQENICHDKSGFTEVSSLELAVLGSCLCHGLGGSPCACAQMAASARKMLLKLKQEDYHHKEVRRP